In Streptomyces rapamycinicus NRRL 5491, the genomic stretch GGCGTCGCTGAGGTCCTGCATCGCGTCGGTCAGGGTCATGAGCCGCAGTGCACGGTCGATCTCGTCCTCCGCGGGCATGAGTTCCAACGGGGAGGGGTCGACCTCCTGCGGCCGGGCCTGCCGGCTGCGGTGTCCGTCGATCACGATCCGCCGGGCGACGGTGACCAGCCAGGGCCGGATGGAGCCGGTGGCCCGGGACAGCTGGTCGGCGTTCCGCCAGGCGCGCACCAGGGTCTCCTGGACGACGTCCTCCGCACGGTGCCGGTCGCCCGCGACCAGACGCAGTACGAACGCGAGCAACGGCCCCGCGTGCTCCTCGTAGAGCGCGCGCATGAGTCGCTCGTCCGGCGTACCACGCCTGGATCTTGACGGACGCTCATCGGCCACGGCGGCGTCGTCGTGCACCTGAACCTCCAGGACCTGACCTGAGTTGGACAACATCAACGGACGACTCCCGGTCTGAGCCCCGGGGGGGATCGGCGGCCATGTCGGCCTCTTCCCCCTTCACTACGCACGGGGGGAGGCAGCCGCTCAACGCGTCGCGAAGAAATTCCGATCAGGCGTCAGGGGCGGGTGTCGGGGGTCAGGGGTGAGGTGCGGGCGCGGGTCAAGAGACCATCGCGTCCAGCAGCAGGGGCTGCACCTTGCCGTCGAGCATCGCGCCGAGCCCCTCGACCGCGCAGACGTCGGGGTGGTCGGCGATGTTCAGCGGCATGCCGGTGGCCTCGCGCAGCATCGTGTCGAACCCGGGCAGCACCGCGCTGCCGCCCGCCAGCATGATGCCGCGGTCGGCGAGGTCGGCCACCAGATCGGGCGGGCAGCGGCGCAGCACCGTGCCGATGGCGTCCAGCACCCCGGTCAGCGGGGTGCGGATGGCGGTCCGTACGCCCTCGACATCGATCCGTACGGTCCGGGCGAGCCCGGTGGCCACGTCACGGCCGTGCACCTCGGTGCTCTGTACGACCGGGGCGCCGTCCGGGCCGCCCGCGCTGTCCTTGACGATCAGATGCAGCGGGTGGACGGCCTGGCTGGGCAGCATCAGCGCGTGCTCGTTGCGCAGATGCTGGATGACGGCGTGGTCCACGGTCTCGCCGCCCACCGGGACCCGCTCGGCGGCCACGATCGAGCCCAGCGACAGGACCGCGACCTGGGTGGTGGCCGCGCCGCACACCACGATCATCGTCGCCTCGGGCCGTTCCACCGGCAGACCGCAGCCCACGGCGGCGGCGATCAGGGTGTCCACCAGCTCGACCCGCTTGGCGCCGATCCCGGTGAGCGTCTCCATGGCGGCGCGCTGGGCGAGCGGATCGGCGTCGTGCTGGACGCAGACGGCGGCGCTCACCAGCGGGCGGCGCCGCCAGGCGCGGCGCAGCTTGTTGCCCAGCAGCAGCCGCAGCATCCGCTGGGCCATCTCGATGTCCACGACGGT encodes the following:
- a CDS encoding rod shape-determining protein; protein product: MTISLEALRRCSIAVDLGAARTRVYLRRTGLIVDEPTVAAVNTHTGGLIAVGTLAQRMTGRTPAHIRVVRPVSNGTVVDIEMAQRMLRLLLGNKLRRAWRRRPLVSAAVCVQHDADPLAQRAAMETLTGIGAKRVELVDTLIAAAVGCGLPVERPEATMIVVCGAATTQVAVLSLGSIVAAERVPVGGETVDHAVIQHLRNEHALMLPSQAVHPLHLIVKDSAGGPDGAPVVQSTEVHGRDVATGLARTVRIDVEGVRTAIRTPLTGVLDAIGTVLRRCPPDLVADLADRGIMLAGGSAVLPGFDTMLREATGMPLNIADHPDVCAVEGLGAMLDGKVQPLLLDAMVS
- a CDS encoding sigma-70 family RNA polymerase sigma factor; the protein is MLSNSGQVLEVQVHDDAAVADERPSRSRRGTPDERLMRALYEEHAGPLLAFVLRLVAGDRHRAEDVVQETLVRAWRNADQLSRATGSIRPWLVTVARRIVIDGHRSRQARPQEVDPSPLELMPAEDEIDRALRLMTLTDAMQDLSDAHREVLVETYFKGRTVNEAAQTLGIPSGTVRSRVFYALRSMKLALEERGVTA